TCGGGATCGGCGCGGTGCAGCGGATCGACGATGAGGAGTCGGTGCGGCGGGCGATCGACTCGGCGGGGGCGCAGCGGGTCGTCGACGCGGTGGAGGGCGGACTGGACGGCTACCTGGGCACCGGCTTCACCGACGGGCAGGAGCTGTCGGGTGGGCAGTGGCAGTCGTTGGGTCTGGCCCGGTCCCAGATGCGGATCGAGCCCCTCCTGCTGGCGTTGGACGAGCCGGCGGCGGCGTTGGACGCCGCCGCCGAGCATGCGATCTTCGTCCGGTACGCCGAGTCGGCCCAGCGGGCACAGCGACGTGGCGGGATCACCGTCTTCGTCTCCCACCGTTTCTCCACGTTGCAGATGGTGGATCTGATCGTGGTGCTCCAGGACGGTACGGTGCGCGAGGCCGGGTCACACGCCGAGTTGCTGGCCAGCGACGGGCTGTACGCGGAGCTGTACCTGATGCAGGCGCGCGCGTACGGTCCGTCCGGTGAGGATCAGCCGCCGGTGGCGCGTTGACGGTCGATGAGCGCGGCGAGCCCGGCGACGCTGACGTTGTCCATCAGCTCGACGGCGGAGAGTTCGACGTCGAAGAGGTCCTCTGCCTGGGCGAGCATGTGGACCAGTTGCATGCTGTCGGCGCCCAGCGCGATGAGGTCCTGGCTCATCTCGTCGGGGGTGAATCCGAGAAGGGGCTCGACCACCTCGGTGACGAGTCGGCGTTCGGTGTCGGTCGGTGCGGCGGAGGGGCTCAGCTCAGTCATCTCGCTCTCCAGTCGGGGGCGCCCACGATCGCGGGCGGAACC
Above is a window of Verrucosispora sp. NA02020 DNA encoding:
- a CDS encoding acyl carrier protein is translated as MTELSPSAAPTDTERRLVTEVVEPLLGFTPDEMSQDLIALGADSMQLVHMLAQAEDLFDVELSAVELMDNVSVAGLAALIDRQRATGG